From the Cytophagales bacterium genome, the window TTGCCACAAAAGCACAAAAACACAAAATCCCACTAAAAATTAACTAATTGATTTTCAGGGTTTTGTGGGATTTAGTGTTTTTGTGATTTGGTGGCATTTTTATTTTTTGGACTTATTAGAGTGGACTCAACTTTATTATTAAAATAAAACCTGACAAGGATCAATTTATAACCTGATCCTCATCATTATTCTCTCACTGCATATCTTAGTATTTTTGTTCATTATGTATTGGGATCATTTATCACATGATGAAATTAAGGATGTAATTTTTAAAGCAATTAATAAAAATTCTAATTACAAAACAGAACCCGTACTTGGAATTCCCGCTTCTTACCTTGATAAAGAAGAGTTTTATGATGATGCTCCTTTTTTGCAAGATGCCCCTTTTCTTACCTCATTGATAGCTAATCCGAATCACATAGGCTGCCATACTTTATCATCATCTCAATCTGAACATATTTTTAAAGGAACACAACAAATCGAAGTTGACCTTATCAGGATATGTGCTGAGGAAATTTTTGGAGGAGAACCTGATACCATTGATGGGTACGTGGCGACAGGGGGTACGGAAGGCAATATCCAGGCATGCTGGATTTATAGAAATTATTTTATAAAAAAATACGGTGCGAATTTGCGTGAAATAACCCTGGTATATTCTGAAGACAGCCACTATTCACTGCCCAAAGCGGCCAATGTATTAAATATAACCTCCATTGAACTAAAAGTTAACAAAATAAACAGGAAGATTGAAATAGTTTTACTTAAAAATGCTATAAAAAAAGCTGTTGAAAATGGTACTAAATATTTCATCGTAGTATTAAATATGGGGACCACTATGTTTGGTTCTGTTGATGATATAGAAAGCATCACCACTTTTTTTTATTCTGAAAATCTGAATTATAAAGTTCACGTAGATGCAGCTTTTGGAGGTTTTATTTATCCTTTTACCAATCCTGAAAGTAAATACACTTTTAAAAACCCAAAGATCACTTCAATCATTCTTGACGCTCATAAGTTGCTTCAGGCTCCTTTCGGAACAGGAATATTCCTTATCCGGAAAGGATTCATGCAATATGTGTGCACAGAAGAAGCCCGGTATATTCAGGGCAAAGATTATACGTTGTGTGGCAGCCGTTCGGGAGCCAATGCAATTTCAGTATGGATGATTTTGAGAACTCACGGTTCTGACGGCTGGAAGGTAAAGATCTCAAAGCTTATGGATAGAACTACTCATCTGTGTAATCAACTCAGTGAATCAGGCGTGAGGTTTTTCAGGAGTCCATTCTTAAATATTATTGCTATCAAGGCTGAAGATATTTCAGTAAAGCTTGCAAAAAAATACCACCTGGTTGCAGATACTTTTGAAGGGATCCCGCAATGGTGG encodes:
- a CDS encoding aspartate aminotransferase family protein, with amino-acid sequence MYWDHLSHDEIKDVIFKAINKNSNYKTEPVLGIPASYLDKEEFYDDAPFLQDAPFLTSLIANPNHIGCHTLSSSQSEHIFKGTQQIEVDLIRICAEEIFGGEPDTIDGYVATGGTEGNIQACWIYRNYFIKKYGANLREITLVYSEDSHYSLPKAANVLNITSIELKVNKINRKIEIVLLKNAIKKAVENGTKYFIVVLNMGTTMFGSVDDIESITTFFYSENLNYKVHVDAAFGGFIYPFTNPESKYTFKNPKITSIILDAHKLLQAPFGTGIFLIRKGFMQYVCTEEARYIQGKDYTLCGSRSGANAISVWMILRTHGSDGWKVKISKLMDRTTHLCNQLSESGVRFFRSPFLNIIAIKAEDISVKLAKKYHLVADTFEGIPQWWKIVMMGHVKQGVLDSFISDLKSWADT